GCCTGGAGACTAGCTGTACCAGAGAGCCCAGATCCTCAACTAATACCACAGCCATTTTACATTCTTGTAAACATAACTTAAATAAAGAGTGCAATAACtaataaagtgtattttggtAGCACTAAATACTCCACCTTatcttgttttaaatgtttgaaaacatTTCTCTTAAACATTATTGATAATTATAAACATTATTCATAATTACACTGGCTACATGTAATGTCTGCAGCACAATATTCCGTCCAAAGAGACAACAAATGCAGTGAATAATTTTCAATAAGATAACATATCCACATTAGTGCAGGTGAGTCTGTTGTTTACATACCAGAGCGAAGCGCAACTTCAGAGATGAACAGGAACTCGCTCTGCGTTCTTCTACATCTGAACACTTTAGTTTATCTTGAAACGGTGCTCCCGTAAAGAATGCTTAGCGTAAAGAGCGAGTCCTGGAGCAACTTTACCATGCTGTTCTGTATATGCGTATGGAGGAGTTGCTGCTTACGCCATGACGCACTACGGCAGGTGTGCAGCAGAGGTCTATCAGTGCGACTTCGGAATAGCGTACTACTTTGTACTATTTCTGCCATATAAAGAAAAAGTAAGAGTAGTATGCATGTAAGCTATTCCAACTAGTTCCCACTTGACTTAACTTACTACTTAACTGTACTTAGTAGAAAAGGAAGCGTGAAGTGAATggtgggaagaaaaaaaaattgaaaacaaTAGTTAGGCTATACCAAACATGCGCTAAAATAACTACATACATGCTTATGTGCCATttgttgtatttaaaatagcattttttatttgctggtcattttttattattgaaattTAGCCCAATACCGTAATAGCAGATCCCTATACAAAAATTAATAAGTTGGAAATCAGAAAAGGTTCAGTATCAGTTAACGCCGATAAAGACACAGCCTATGTCTTCAAGATTAGAGCGACATCTGCTGGCCATTTTCTATTATTGAAATTTAGCCCAATACTGTAATAGCaggtaatatactgtaaaaacgaTGAATTCTGGGAAATATTTGTCGAAAACGactaataatattacccagaaagCATTATTTTTAcgatatattactgtttcaatggaaaatggtattttactatgtaaattttaggttttttgttatttttagtgcATGTCTTTAAGCTTAGAGCGACATCTGCTGGCCATTTCATATTATTGAAATTTAGCCCAATACTGTAATAGCAGATCCTATACAAAAACTAAAAAGTTAAATATCAGAAAGGTTCATTATCTGTTAATGCTGATAATGACATGTCTTCAAGATTAAAGCGACATCTGGTGGTCATTTACCTGTACCTTTAGTTCTGCAAAAGTCTACAGAAAAGCTGTTGGGCATGGGTTATACTCTCATACATGCTGAGTttacatgttttatggggactttccatagacatgatttttatactgtacaaactgtatattctatccctcAACCTtaacccatcacagaaaactttctgcatttttacatattcaaaaatcattgttttcctaatggggaccaaaaaaataTCCCCATGAGGACAAGGATTTTGGTTATAGCCATCCTtgttgggacattttgtccccataaaGCAGGGTTTACTAGGTCCAGATACACATGGACTGTCATTGCTAGTTAATTGTAATACTtcttatttacttttattaataacagtagtaataaaaagtattacccatatatatatataaaagtattaCCCATATATAGTACTGTACATATTACAGTGATTTTTAAACATAATGTCACACAACATACAGAGTACAccatgttttcaaaagacagAACAATCATGtctttatgtattattttattaggCAGTTGTATTTacaaatcatgtttttaaatgtaaattatcaGTAATTATCTGTAAATTTACATTGGCAAGCCTCTGTGAGGTGCATCTCTGCAGATAATCAACATAAATGCAGTGAAGAGAAGTACATCAACAGATTTTCTAAGCATGTTTTCAAAGGCTGAATAAAATTGTTCACTAATGATAAGGAAGAGATATCATTTGAACAAGACTACtacatggggaaaaaaaaacttttaaagaaaaaaaaagttaaaggggacagagcaaaaacaaacaatttcgCATGGATTTGTCTTAAGCTGGCTTACAAAGCATAGATTGTCAAGTTTTAGCTTCAAAGTCTCATTAATAAAGATTCTGAAATGACAGTGTAGCTTAGAACAAAAAGAatcaaaccatttttttttcttctttcattCCTTTTAGGAAACTAGACATGAGCATGAAACAAATACTCAAGAATTCAGTCAAATCAGAATTACTggccttcatttttttttttttttttttttttttggagaacTTGATGTTGCTGCATTTGTTAGGACCAATCAGGATATCATCATCAATCAAGTTATACTATAAGACATTCTTGCTTATATcacatgactttaaaatgtaaataagctGTGCCATATATTAATTCCAGCTTTTTCAGCTTTGCATTTGGAATATTTAATTTGAACTCCGGACAGGAAAACAAACAAGagcaaattatttaaaaaccaTATTGTTTTCACTGCACTCTGTGGAACTGATCTGGAGGAGGGTTACTCCGGTCAGTAGTAAAATCATTTTCCATTCATGTTGACAGGATGACCTTTCTTAGTGGCCATATGCATGTAAGATGTGCTTTCCTATTTTCAGATCGCGCAATCTTACGATTATTCATACTGGCTTTCAAACACAAGAATAAGACATGACTATGTGCATCACTTTTCATGGATATCGGTCAAGATTTAAACTCTAATGGATTTTCATTGTGATGATTAACTATATTGGGCACCTCAGCTCTTCTAAAGTGTTCACAAATGCTTATCTTTGCAGcctacacttaaaaaaaaaaaaaactaaggaAATCCAGCAGTTTTAATATTGGGCCTGTCTgaaacttaattaaaaaaaaaaattttttgattTCTTTCTTTAAGGAATACTTATTTTTGAAGCAACCATTGTTTggtaaaacaactaaaaacattttttttttttttgataaagcAGTGTATGGAATAAAACATCTTACAGTGATATAATCAAacattcctttaaaaaaaataatccagtCCAATATCACAATTTCAATACAATCTACAACCCCATTTAAAGCACTGATAAACAAATCCGAATGCATTAAATTCTGTATATACTTAAATTTATGTAAAATGTgagcaaatagaaaaaaaagtctaatgtgtgacaaacaaacaaacaaaaatctatgAAACAGAGGCAAGGACATTGCACTCCCTCAGGATAAATGGGTCTTTACATTGGTCTCTTCCTTAAGAAAGGCTGACTTATCAAGTTGTCCCTTTGTGTTAAAGTGCAcaacatgttaaattggccCATCCCAGCAGTGGCCCGCTATTTAAGTTGGCTCCTCTTAATCGAGTGCCCTTCCCAGTAGGCCGTGTCAATGGGATAACCAGTCATGACACTGGCCCACAAAAACTAACAGGTAAAACTGTGCAAAAGCGCTTTCAGTCTCGCTTGTCGGCCCACATGCCCACAAGGGCTCTTTCTCTATAAATCTCTTGGTCCGCCAAGAATTGCAACAGCATTGTGTACAGTACAGCTAGCTCAGTGTATAACTCTATGCCCAACTCTCTGCAAGGAAATCCTTGCTATAAAACCCAGAAAAGAACTGTAAAACCATCTCTAAAAAGAGTATAGATACTATAAAGTGGCTTAGCAATCTTTCTGACACCTTGACTGTGGCACAATAAACAATCTCCATCCTTTTCCCTTTCGCACCTTTTCTCAGTCCCCTCAAACAGGCTGATGCTGGCGACAGTAGGGCCACAGACCATTCAGCTTGTTCATGTGAGTGGGATGCATGGAGTCTTGAGTCTGTCTGCATGCTTATTGCTCTAAAGAcactgagagagaaaaagagagacaaaAGAATAGAGATAGAAGGACTGCTGTGGATGAAGACACAGATATCAGAGGATGAAGAGGTAGAGAGTATTCTAGAAGAAAGAGAAATCAAGCCAGAGAGTGAGAGGGAAGACAGaggagagtgagagagagaaggcaTCAGAGGAACCACAAGTTATCGTGCTAGCAGCTTGATGAGGTTGGCGCACATCTCAAAGAACTCTATGGTGTGACTTCCTGGGCGGGGGAGGATCTCTCCCCCCGTGGAATCCACTGAGGAGGTAAGAGAAGAAGCCAGAGAGCTTTCCGCCGCTTTCCCTCCGGATATCGGAGGCGTGGAGGGTGCGGACACGTCGCCCTTTACCGCATCCTCACATTCGTTTTTCTCGTTCTTTAGGGTAGTCCGGTAGTTACCAACTGAGCCAGAGCGGTGAGGCGTGGCCGTCCCTGATTTTACTTCCATCATGTCATCTGAATGAAACGGAAGACATCAGACGGTGAAGTATGCAGAAAACACCCCAGAACACGGCACAATAGGGATGAGTACTGCAGCGAATTTAACAATTTTGGTTATGATGATTCCTTAGTACagttaataaaacaatatttgaaaaaaaaaaaaaaagccaattcTTAACATTTACAATAAGAAACTACAAAAACTTTGTTTAGCTCAGCAGTCTGATGCCAGAATGTTTACACATTTCTTACTGACTTAATAACTACAATAACAAAAAGGCAATCCAACAATTGCCccaacatattaaaatattacatttaaaaacattacatttcattcattttataaGATACCCCTGACTATAAAACTGTGTTACACGATGTCAATCATTCAGTAACTGTATAACATTTTAGACATGCTGAAAATTATACTTGCATTATTCAGTCATATCTTTCAGTATTCATATTCTCATGTATgtgattgtttttaatttttaattggtCATTCGTAAATTGAGGCAGTATTAAACATACTAAACActgaaaacactgaataaaaccatacacacacacacacacacacacttgtacaGTATATTTGGTTTATGGGGACTCTCAAtagacataatggtttttatactgtacaaactgtatattttatccccctacactactcctacccctaaacctacccatcacaggaaactgtctgcattttttcaatttaaaaagcaaaaaaacaaaacacagtttagtatgttttttaagccatttggtttacaaggacacaggaagtgtcctcataaaccatgtttacgttgtaatacccatgtcattatacacatttgtgtcctcataaaccatgtatacaagaacacacacacagagaaagagTGACAATTTTACCATCTATGCTCCTGAAGTCTAGTAAATAGGTCCTGCTGTCCACCTGGTAGAGCTGGAGGCTCATCTTTGTATGTATGCCAGTGACTGGGTTCTTCCTCCGCACTCGTAAGTAATAAGGATTCACTACCTATCAAaccaaaaaggaaaaaagtcagtAGAGTCAACAAATCTGACTGCAATAGACCCTAAGTGCATTAATATTTTGCAACGTTTAACTTTAAAAAGGACTGTGTCGACGGGTTCATTGCACTGTAACACCATTTGCACTGTTTTGAGTAGGTCTGAATGGCGTACTCCTGAACAGCTGTAAACACTGTTCCACTTGATAAGTGAGGCCGCTACGAGATAAGACAAAGaatgaaagctattttaaacaaagacATGTAGGCAATTTATGTCCAAAACTGATGACTCACTCAGTCAAACATGCTTGAACTTCAGCCAGATGAATTAAGACACACAAACCAGAGGTTGGCGTCAAAGGTCTTTCTACAGTGGTGGCAGATACACTATttgtaaaacaacattttatggCTATTCCTCTTGTAGGATTTCCTCTTACTATAAACATAACCGACATAAAACAATACACTGTGATTTTATGTTTCAAACACAGATGTCAACAGAGACCCCAGAATtccatagtgtacctttaatatacactaccattcaaaagtttgaggttatttataaaaaataaaaaaaaagtattcagcaaggacccattaaattgatcaaacatgacagtaaagacatttacaatgttacgatagatttccatttcaaatcacaatattactgttttatgaatttttCATGAGATAAAAATACAGCCAAGAGATCGTACCAACCCCAAAATTTGAAACAGTAGTGtaccattaaaaaacaaattctgTCCTTAATACAGGCTCTGTTTACATTTTAGCTCCAGGCTGTTATAACAGTGACTGTAATATATGCAGATACCATACTGTAAAGTTTGTTGTTAACATTCTATTTGCCTTTGTaagtttgtgtgtctgtgtgtgataTAGAGAACACGGTCAAGACTTTTCTATTTATAGAATTTACCAGAAGCCCCAAAACTCTTTCCCACAAGGCAGAGATGATCATGAATCTCAGGAGGAtaagcagaaaaaaaatgcatagcaGGACACGCATTCACTCCATTTATCTATTTTTGCCATTCCTCCACATTCAAAGCACATGCACAGACGCTTACCTTCCACTCATAGTCCAGCTGCTTCATAGCACGACAGACCTCACTCATGATATCATTCGGTCTGCTCTGGCTACGGATTCCCAGGTGCCACTTGGCCCGCCGAACACCGAGATGCTTGGACTTTTGGGGGTTAAGCTCATCCAGCGTGTGTCGAGGACGCGGTTGAGTTTCGGCCACTAGGAATGGCACTCTTTCAGGGTGAATCTTAGCAGAGTGATGAGCAGGCAGATCGTCTAGAAAGCTGTCTGGGGGGCTGGAGGCTAAATAGAAGTCTTTAGCCTCACTCATAATGCGGCGGTTGTCTATGATCAAGTGATAGGCCACAGCAAGAGGATCCTGGTGATTGCGACTGCAAAAGAAGGGAGGATAAAGGCAGGACAGATGAGAAAAAAagaacacacatatacattccTGCGTGTATTTGACCATTAGCTACTAGGCTTGTTTGTTGTCTGCACACAGAAAGCATCCTTTCATTAGCGAATTCAGTTCTCTTTTTTCGGCTTATTgcgtttttaatatttattattttaatatcaagCACATCCCGCTCTTTACTTTCTCATTCATCCATGtttctttattaaaaacaccaaataGTCCTGGCCACTGAAAGTTGTGCAGATTCTCATGCGGGCATAAACGTGACACATTTATATTATAAGATATAAAAGGTCTCTGCAGCAAAAGCGAAAGAACcctgtgaaatgttttgaaatgtctCTTGGCGCAGCAGAGCACCAGTTTCAATAACAGGATATGTTTTAATCCAGtcactttttttatatatatatatatatatatatatatatatatatatatatatatatatatatatatatatatatatatatatatatatatagcctactttAAAATTTTCACTGCTGTTCTTTCTTTTCGGCATTACCACAAAGAAAGCTATGTAGCTGCTTCAATCTGAGTGCAGGAGCTCTAGGTTATCATAAAAACATAAGTGGTTTGCAGTTGATTGCTGTTGTGACACTCGCGAACAGCACTGAACACGCACTTTGGCCGTTACAAATCGGAAAATATTACTCTAAACTTTTTGGGGGCGATATTCATCACACCAGtggattattatttttgagCTGGCAGTGACAGATGGAAAAAATAAATTGGCACACAAACCTGTACAAGCAGTTGAGCACCTCCTCCTCAGTGCACTCAAACTTCTCACACACCTCCTTCAGCGCCTCCTCATCAATCATATTACTGCTATATGCAGCATCCTCCGGGAACAGATACTTGGGAAGATCTTGCTTAAACCACTCATCATCCCTGAGAATGGAAAGCAAtcaacagagaaagagagaagacaTTGGTTTCAACTTTTACAAATCTTACTCTCCACATCCTAATAGTTATGGCATTATTAAATGAAAAGGACAGTGCCTGGTATAGTTTCTGACCGAATCTCTTTGATGGTGGCTCTCTTCATGGGGTCCACCTGGAGCATGTGTTTCAGAAGGCTAATAACGGAGGGGTTCAGGTACTGAGGTGTGAAGAAGATCCCGTCGCAGATCTTCTTGAAGAGTGTTGGCACGTGGTCGTCGTCAAACGGCAGCGTTCCGCACAAAAGGGCATACAAAATCACTCCGCTGCTCCAGATGTCCACCTCAGGCCCGGCGTATAACCTGGGTCAGAAGAGCAAGATCAGTCAAGAGATTATCTGAATGAACAGACTTCACAAAGCCATTTGAAAAAGCACTGAGCATCAAAATAGAAGACGAAAGCAGGTTTTTGAGATCATcacttaatataaaaatacaaatggaAAAAGGTAAATACAGCCAGAGAGGTAAACAGTACCTTCCAGAGATTACTTCCGGAGCAGCATAATTAGGAGAGCCGCAACTCGTCCTTAAGAATTCTCCATCTGACATCATGTTTGACAAGCCTACGTGAGAAAAAGTCGAAATTTAAGACTGTATAACTtgtaatataaacattaaagggttaattacTCACCTCATATatttccaaacccgtaagaacTTTACTACAGACCGTTTATgactttactacctttctgagcCTTGAAATTTGTTATGATGTTGCCGTGTATAGGGAGATCAGCAAGcgctcggatttcatcaaaaatatcttaatttgtgttccgaagatgaatgaaggtcttatgggtttgaaacgacataagggtgagtaattaatgatcgaatttttgggtgaattaacacTTTAAAAGAACCACCATGTTTCACAAATTATGAAGAGTTCAACATACCAAAGTCTGCAATCTTGGCATTCATGTGCGCATCCAGCAGGACGTTCTCAGGCTTGAGGTCTCTGTGCACCACCATATGTCTGTGGCAGTAATCCACCCCTGAGATGATTTGCTGGAACAGACGCCTGCTCTCCTTCTCGTCCAACTGACCAAAGACAGATGATCATTATTTTTACATCTCCCATGTGGCCTGAACTGAACTTTCTGCATTTACTGATCCCCTGTCGCAACCTACTGTGCTGTTTTTGTGGCCCCTGATATACAcaactgttcaaatgtttggggttggattttttttattcattattagtCTTATGTTCAcccaggctgcatttatttgatcaaaaatacagtaaaaactgtattattgtgaaatattactacaatttaaaataacttttctatttaaCATAATGGCATTAAAGTTAAGttcatttaaacaaacaaaaaattccctacattatatttatgattTGAAGATTACAAATCATTTAAATCATAACTGTATTGTTATTGGCTAAAGTCTATTGTATCAGAATGATTGCACTAGAGGTGTGCGAGACTAGTcgattaaaggtacaatttgtgatatttttttccgctagaggtcgctagaagcctattcaaaacaaaggcgtagtttgatgacgccaagttttagagcggaaacttgggacatgtggtctccatctcaacggacgatgcaaaagaatagggattggagtctgGAATAACTCATGTTCGTGGATGCGAttgttaatgttactgtagtatgaagcagagcaggaccgagtgttgcgggagctgaacgaggagctggagcgattgatcaacacacgcctcacgagcagcgggacttttattatgacacagtcgccggcgccgcttccgcttttccggtcatgagtttacgggagctgtccttgtcgacagaaccagcggcagatggtaaacagtaattatgttccataaataagtaacacaatccaccataaaacgtgcaagaagtaaataaggaactgcttgaagcaagctagtggtttgctggacgctagactctacttccgcatttgtccacggcactgttgtcatgtggtttctacgtcagtaagGGCGGTAACAAaggtaactgacgtcattgacaggcgactgcactgccccgtgtcactgtttagaatgggaattttctcatgatttacaagtagttgaaaacattacagatattgtttgtaatcagctggacaaaatatataacactagcctagtggtttttggatattttactgcaaaaattttacatattgtacctttaaacgATACTGCTGCTGCTAGTCGACTTGGAAATACTAGTCGTTAATcttttttgcacatttaatgttttggtttttttttttgttttgttttttgtttttttaaaggccACCTTTGAATTACTCTCATGTTCATGTagcattttaaaagtaatatattattttgaaaagtCTGGAgtggaaaacaaaacaacttcATTTTACCTCAGACTAGTCGGCTGCAAAATTTCCATttgaaatgaatgaaattaGTTGTTGCACGCATCCCTAGATTGCACTTCCTTTTTTTGCACATCTATGATGCATTTGTTTGAAAATGACAGTGGCATTTAATCTCTCACTTCCTGCTTGACTCTGTAttgcaaaaatgaaatttctgtattatcagcataTCACATCAAAAAGTAAATGCATTTTTTCactgtaatgcattttttactAAATTAAAGTGGTTTCACTGATGGAGGTGAGGAAAAAACCCAACTATACAACAACTAAATGAACAgttgattatttttataaatcaatataagCAATTCAGTTTCCAGTCCTAATCATAACCTACAAATTAAAAAGCTGTACCTTTCCATTTTTACAGATGTAGTCGAAGAGTTCTCCTCCTGACACATATTCCATTACCATGAAGATGTCGGTTGGTGTGCTGATGACTTGGTAACTgccaaataaacaaaatgcacaAATTTGTGAAGAATACATGTGTTTCTGCTTCTGCAGACACAGCTAAATGCATCTGAACGATGAAAACATCTGAATTGTAAATGTAAAGCTTTTAAAACAGCATTCaaaacaagaaaacattttctgaattatttCCTTCTAGTACTAGTTTAATGATGAATTCAGGCATATTTTTATTGGTTGGGTTTAATTGTTAGGTTTTAATGCTAGTTAGTAATTCTAGAAACTGAAACTGACctcaaaataaaacatcaacacacAAACAGCTCAGAAGTACACACTGACGCACACAAAAATCAAGGtgacagacagaaaaaaaaaatgtacagagCATCAAAGGGCAAAGCTTTACTTCTTCTCTATAATGGGAGGAAGTGAAAATCACCTCCCTCTTCTCCTTCCTCTGTAATTCCATGAATGTCTTGCCTCATCCCAtgccacaaaataaaaaaaagaagaaaaatacaAGCACCAGGGAAATGAACCACAGATGCGGGggctcattcacacacacaatctgTTACTATTTTACTTACGACTCTGGGATAAATATACTTttacttaaatatacttttttaatCTACTCAAAAAGATTGTGTAGGTCAAATAGGTGCACATTTTTTAGCCTCTAAATAAAACACTACATATTTATTATCTGTGCATTAGAATATAGAGGGAATGAATCTGCCAAGGAAATTAGTTTGGTGAATTTTCATCACTGGGGAACTTTATAGCTAACTAACAAAATGTGAGCATAACTTTCTTTAGGTAAAcgcaatgataataataataataataatttgtatttatatagcacctttCCAGAGCTCAAGGACGCTTGTTAAGTGACATTGTTCACAAGTTATTGAAGTTTTATGCAGTTGAAACACCGATTGAACGactacatgagacatgatacaaTTTAATAAGTTACCTTACCTTATACCTTTTGATgtttatgcatgtttttttttgtgctataACCTATATATTAAAGTGGAAGACTTGCTCTGTGCTGCCATTTGAACTGAGGtgctacagtgatctgtcacatCACATTTAAGAGTGTCAAAAcaccatttattgtttgaattttatgAAAGCtaagactttgtttcttatcagaagtaacaaagcacaaagtcttTGCGATTATTGGATGTGAGGTG
This DNA window, taken from Megalobrama amblycephala isolate DHTTF-2021 linkage group LG4, ASM1881202v1, whole genome shotgun sequence, encodes the following:
- the prkaa1 gene encoding 5'-AMP-activated protein kinase catalytic subunit alpha-1, with product MATDKQKHEGRVKIGHYILGDTLGVGTFGKVKVGQHELTKHQVAVKILNRQKIRSLDVVGKIRREIQNLKLFRHPHIIKLYQVISTPTDIFMVMEYVSGGELFDYICKNGKLDEKESRRLFQQIISGVDYCHRHMVVHRDLKPENVLLDAHMNAKIADFGLSNMMSDGEFLRTSCGSPNYAAPEVISGRLYAGPEVDIWSSGVILYALLCGTLPFDDDHVPTLFKKICDGIFFTPQYLNPSVISLLKHMLQVDPMKRATIKEIRDDEWFKQDLPKYLFPEDAAYSSNMIDEEALKEVCEKFECTEEEVLNCLYSRNHQDPLAVAYHLIIDNRRIMSEAKDFYLASSPPDSFLDDLPAHHSAKIHPERVPFLVAETQPRPRHTLDELNPQKSKHLGVRRAKWHLGIRSQSRPNDIMSEVCRAMKQLDYEWKVVNPYYLRVRRKNPVTGIHTKMSLQLYQVDSRTYLLDFRSIDDDMMEVKSGTATPHRSGSVGNYRTTLKNEKNECEDAVKGDVSAPSTPPISGGKAAESSLASSLTSSVDSTGGEILPRPGSHTIEFFEMCANLIKLLAR